ttttaaacatttttttctgtgtcactattttttttaatttatggcagtatgaaatgaaaatcattttcattatttaaagatGCCCATATACTATATTCACTCTAAAAATCCAAAAATGACCCTAAAGCTCCAATTCCTTCTTTAtcttatggaaaatatttttcttctccctccccatgacAATGCACGTGCTGTTCTCTTCTTCAGCTCTGCACTTCTCTAATTTgtttaaaataccattttgtcAGGAGGTACATGaagtacaaaataaaacatttaattgtttctgaaaatatggttatggaaaaaaaattaaatacagaaatatagtaGTACAATATAAACAACTCCcaccaatcattcattcattttaatgaatTACCAAGTCAAGGTCAATTGTATTTCAAACATAGCCTCACATGCTTCCTTCACTGTTGCATCATTTTGAGATGCCCTGCTTTTTgggtccataaatatttcagtatacaGCTGGTAGATACAaagattctttctttaaaaaaggtattgggtgtgtgatttttaaattattatttatttcctggAATTTAAGCTCCATTATTTAAAATGTCCTGTCAGGTTGGATTTAGTGCTATGTAAGTAACTGCTAATAACTGAATTGAAGATTCTGATTTCTAGCTTGAATCAATGAAACTCATCCTCCAAATCATTTCTCCATTCACTAAATCACAAAAAAGTCAGCACAACTATTAGTTTATTAACACATTACTGAAGTATTAGTAAGAATCGCTGGAAACCCATGAAAACTTGTGTAACTTACCTAATTAAATGAGAGTTATATTGGGAGTCACATCATGTATAATTTAAAGATGAAGGTTAGGGATCTTAAGACCCTAATTATAAGAATATGAGATAAAAATCCATAACAGTCTCAGGTTTGAAGGAAgcccccccctcaaaaaaaaagccTGCAATAAAATCCCTCTCAAGACTTAAATGAGGAACAAATACTACTCAACCTGAGTTggcaaaattatagaaaaattgattcaagcctcaaatttttttttaacttatgaaaAAAGTAGGGTAAAACCTGAAAAGttacataataaaatgttaaaataataaggaaaatctgaacatagaaaaagaaaacacaggctctctatttcttttataaaaattgaagctgctggggcttccctggtggcacagtagttaagaatccgcctgccaaggcaggggacacaggttcgagccctggtccgggaggatcccacatgctgcggagcaatgaagcctgtgtgccacaactactgagcttgtgctctagagcccgggagccacaactactgagcccatgtgccacaactactgaagcccgcgtgcctagagcccgtgctccgcaacaagagaagccaccgcaatgagaagcctgcgcgcagcaacaaagagtagccccgcttgctgcaactaaagaaagcccgcacgcagcaacgaagaccaacgtagccaaaaataaataaataaatatatattaaaaaaaaacaaaaccacaagccatccttaaaaaaaaaaaaaagattgaatctGCTGGAGTGggcagtgtgtatgtgtttggcagcagggaatggggagggggaaaagatTCAAACAACATGTATCCCTGTCATTGTTTTCTAAGGAGGCACCTGGTACAGGGCACATTGAACAAAGACCGAGCAAAAAGGTAGACAGCTCTTCCTTACAAGCTCATAAACTAACAGTTTCTAAAGAGTATAtaggtttaaaaatattctttccctGATATACTGAGGGTAAAGGAGTTATTATATTAAACAAATAACTTTACAAAGGAAGTGTTATTATATTCATAAGAATTAGTTTATgcctaaatattttgtttttataggaTGTCAAATCAAAAAGAGAACAATATCTGAGCAAGTTATCACATGAGATGTAGAAGTTACAGGCTAAAAGTTGATAAGATCAGTTCTAAGGAAGTAAATAATTATATGGAAAAAATAAGTTTCAACCAAATATATTAATCAAATATGCAAAACTTATGAATAAAAAGTGCATTTAGGTAggcaaaaataatgaaacaaggtTCTGAATGTTGAcaaattttattggaaaatacTTCCGGAAATATCACAGGAGGGATAAAGGAGGAAGCTTCATGTCAGTAACATAGCAGGAGTGAAGATACGCAGCCTGGGTGATGGATTCTGGATGGGGGAAACAGATCATTGTAGATGTAGAATGCTTTCAGTAAAATCCAGATGACCAGTGTCTTCCATAGAAAGAGGGATGGAAGTAGACACCGCCATAGCCACCATAGCCTCCACGACCATAACTGGAACCATAGCCATAACCCAGGCCACCAAAACCACCAAGGCCACAGCCAAGGCCACCATACTAGTTGCCATAGTAGTAACTCATTGTGACAGGGCTTGAGGATTAGGTTGGATGTTGAAGATGACTTTCTTGAGAATAAATATCACCTGCTGCTCCCAGACTTTTGTACTCCCTCCATATGGGTGTGGTCAACCACAACACACAAGTGTCATTCTCTTTGAAAATCCGTCTTTGGTGAAAAACAGTACTATTAAGTCATAACTTTCTTATGAAGGGGAGTTTCAAAGATgcatgaaatgttttatttttcctttgaaaacatttcaatttttattttccttttgtcatAACTTAAATTACATCTATTCCTACAGTTAAAATATCAGCCTCCTTCATAATAGATAGATCATTTCTGGTATTTCCTGAGATCTTTGTCATTACCAGACAATATCTTCTTCATGTTTTGTTACACtcaatttttgtctattttaaatatcatatttTCTATCGCTTTTTCTCTTTGGCTTTCAATAAATCAGGGTACCAAGTATTAAGTAACCATGAATGACTGAAACTAATCCAAAAATCGAAGACAAATTATTCAGAATAAAAACTACATTTCAGTGACTCTAATTTGTAAAGACAGACTCCATAGAAGGATATTCAAGTCACAATAGAGATAATacttttgtattagtttcctaggactgctgtAAAAATTAACCACTCAttggtaatttttttctcaaaacagGAGAAATTTAAGTTCTCATAGTTCTAAAagctagaagtctaaaatcaagataTTTACAGGGCCATACTCCCTATGAAGGCTCTGAGGAAAATTTATTCTTTgcttcttcctagcttctggtggtcccTGGTAATTCTTAGCATCTCTTGTCTTGCTGCTacatcattccaatctctgcctcaaTCATCACAAGGCCTTTATCccgtcttgtgtgtgtgtgtgcatgtgtgtgtgtgtgtatctaaatctctgtcttcttataagaacaccagaaATTAGATCTGAAGCCCATCCTAATCCAGTATAAACTCATCTTAACCTGATTACATCTGTGaagaccctctttccaaataagctcacattcacaggttagaactttatgatttctttttaggAGACATAATTCAGCTCCTTAACACTGCCTTTTTGATGAAACATACATCTTTGTCAGATTGTATTTGGAAAATTAAGCTAAATTGAGATGAGTTTTCAGAAAATCACCTTCCTATATAGTTATAGGTTAGTTAGGGTGGAAAGAAACATTTTGCATGAGATTTGGAAGGCAGGAAATTAAACTAAAGCTTAATCTCTCAGCCCTCCCATTTGCGAGACAGGAAAACTGCAGCGGAGTTGAGTGAAAGGAATGCCCTTTTCCCAGGGCTCAGAGACAAGGCTCTGCTCATTCCCCTTGAGTTGAGACCTTTCCAGTTATGGGAAAGACTCTGGGTATCTTTCACAAAGCTTGCTCTTCCTCTCCCACTGCCAGAGCAAAGAAGGGATCTTTCTCAAATTTTCACTGTGTGAACCTGGTAGAGTTCCTGTAGATAAAGCCCATAAAAGTGTGGACCCCTCTAAGACAAAAGCCCC
Above is a window of Eschrichtius robustus isolate mEscRob2 chromosome 6, mEscRob2.pri, whole genome shotgun sequence DNA encoding:
- the LOC137766042 gene encoding LOW QUALITY PROTEIN: keratin-associated protein 19-9b-like (The sequence of the model RefSeq protein was modified relative to this genomic sequence to represent the inferred CDS: substituted 1 base at 1 genomic stop codon); translation: MSYYYGNXYGGLGCGLGGFGGLGYGYGSSYGRGGYGGYGGVYFHPSFYGRHWSSGFY